The Amorphus orientalis genomic interval CCCGCCGTGGGGACCCAGGTCAGGGCCGAACTGGACTGGGACCGTCGGCAGCGCCATATGCGCATGCATTCGGCCCTTCACCTTCTGACCGCCGTCCTCACCTACCCGGTGACCGGGGGACAGATCGGCGCGGACGAAAGCCGGCTCGATTTCGACATCCCCGATGGCGGTCTCGACAAGGACGCGATCGCGGCCGCCGTCAATGAAATGATCATGGCGGACCACGCGATCGCAGCCGAGTGGATCACCGATGCGGAGCTCGACGCAAACCCGGCGCTCGTGAAGACAATGAGCGTTCAGCCGCCCCGTGGTTCAGGCCGCATCCGCCTGGTCCGGATCGGGGACAAGGTCGATCTGCAGCCCTGCGGTGGCACCCATGTGCGCCGCACCGCCGAGATCGGGCCGATTGCGGTAACGAAGATAGAAAAGAAGGGACGGCAGAACCGGCGTGTCCGGATCCAGCTGAGCGAAAGCTGATCCCGGTCCGCCGATCGGGCCAAAGCGCATCCAGCCGAGCGGTTGGCCTGCGGCCGTTGCCGTTAACGAGAAGAAGACTGGCGGGAAAACGAGGGCGTCCGAACGGCGCTTAACGGAAATCTCCCGCCCTCCGTTTGAACGGCCGCGCCTGCGGTGCCGGTCCGTTTATCCGAATGACGTGCGTTCTAGGGGCAAGCCCATTGCAAGACCATCGCTACCAATACCTGGTCTCCACCGAGTGGCTCTCGGATCATCTCGGCGCGCCGGATCTCGTCGTCCTCGACGGGTCCTGGCATCTGCCGACGAGTGATCGCAAGGCCGAAACGGAGTACCGGCAGGCCCACATCCCCGGGGCCATCTTCTTCGACATCGACGCCGTTTCCGACAAGGACAGCGACCTGCCGCACATGCTGCCCTCGCCGGCTCAGTTCGCCAGCACGATGCGTCGGCTCGGCGTCGGCGACGGCCAGACCATCGTCATCTACGACAGCGTGGGCATTTATTCCGCCCCCCGGGTCTGGTGGATGTTCCGCGCCATGGGAGCGCCGCGCGTCTTCGTGCTGGAGGGCGGGCTGCCCCGCTGGCTGTCGGAAGAGCGCCCCGTCGAGGACGGGGTGGTCCGCCGACCGCAGCGCCACTTCACCGCCCGGCTCGACCACGCCATGGTGGCCACCAGGGACGACGTCATCAATGCGCTGCGCACCGGCGAGGCGACCGTCGTCGACGCCCGTTCCGCCGAGCGCTTTGCCGGGACCGCTCCGGAACCGCGCAAGGGCGTGAGGTCGGGTCACATGCCGGGAGCCCGCAACCTTCCCTACACCCGGCTGATCGGACCGGACGGCTCGCTCAAGGCCATCGACGCGGTGAACGAGGCTTTCGTGGATGCAGGCGTCGACCTGTCCAAGCCGGTGATCACTTCCTGCGGATCCGGCGTCTCCGCGGCAATCCTCAATCTGGCGCTGCGCTCCCTCGGCCACACGTCGATCTCCGTCTATGACGGATCGTGGGCGGAATGGGGTGGCGACCCGAAGCTGCCGGTTGCCACCGGCCACGACGTCGACGCCTGACGACCGACGCAGCCTTCCGATCAGCCGGCGAAGCGGAGAAGACGCCCGCTTCGCTCAGTTGTGCAGGATCTGGCTCAGGAACAGCTTGGTGCGCTCGTGCTGCGGGTTGGTGAAGAACGGCTCCGGCGCGTTCTGTTCCACGATCATGCCCGCATCCATGAAGATCACCCGGTTCGCGACCTGCCGGGCGAAGCCCATCTCGTGGGTCACGCACAGCATGGTCATGCCGGACTGGGCAAGGTCGATCATCACGTCCAGCACTTCCTTGATCATTTCGGGATCGAGCGCCGAGGTCGGCTCGTCGAACAGCATGACGCTCGGGTTCATGCACAGGGCGCGGGCGATGGCGACGCGCTGCTGCTGCCCTCCGGACAGCTGACCGGGATATTTGTTCGCCTGCTCCGGGATCTTGACCCGGGTCAGGTAGGTCATCGCGATCTCTTCCGCTTCCTTCTTCGGCGTCTTGCGGACCCAGATCGGTGCGAGGGTGCAGTTCTCCAGAATGGTCAGGTGCGGAAACAGGTTGAAGTGCTGGAACACCATGCCGACGTCCCGGCGGATCTCGTCGATGCGCTTGAGGTCGTCGGTCAGCTCCGTCCCGTCGATGACGATCGAGCCGGACTGATGCTCCTCCAGCCGGTTGATGCAGCGGATCAGGGTCGACTTGCCGGACCCGGACGGCCCGCAGATGACGATGCGCTCGCCTCGGTTGACCGTCAGGTTGATGTCCTTGAGGACGTGAAACTCACCGAACCATTTGTTGACGCCGGTCATGTTGATCATGACCTCGTCGGAGATCTTCATGTCGGCGACCTCGCCGGACGGCCGGGTCGTGGTTGCGGACCGATCGGTCATGACGAACTCACCTCTTGTACGAAATGTCGTGCGGGTCGCTCCCGCGGCGCGGTGTCTTCTGCGGTCGCGATCATCGCCCGCTCCGGTCGAGACGGCGTTCTATGAAGATAGAGTACCGGGACATCCCGAAACAGAAGAGCCAGAACACGAACCCGGCAAAGATGTAACCGGTGGCGGGCGTGACCGGGCTCGCCCATTTGGGATCGACCAGGCTCAGCTTCACCATGCCCAGGAGATCGAACAGGCCGACGATCAGGATCAGCGACGTGTCCTTGAACAGGCCGATGAAGGTGTTCACGATCCCCGGAATGACGTGCTTGAGCGCCTGGGGAAGGATGATGAGCTGCATCTTCTGCCAGTGGCCGAGCCCCAGCGCGTCGGCGCCCTCGTACTGCCCCTTCGGCATCGCCTGCAGCCCGCCCCGGACCACCTCCGCCATGTAGGCAGAGGCGAACATGGCGACGCCGATCAGGGCCCGCAGCAGCTTGTCGAAGGAGACGTCGTCGGGCAGGAACAGCGGCAGCATCACGCTGGACATGAACAGGATCGTGATCAGCGGCACGCCGCGCCAGAACTCGATGAAGATCACCGAGAACAGCCGGACCAGCGGCAGGTCCGAGCGGCGTCCGAGGGCCAGCAGGATGCCGATCGGCAGCGAGGCGGCGATGCCGCACAAGGCCACGACCAGCGTGACCAGAAGGCCGCCCCACAAGGCCGTCTCGACCTCCATCAGCCCGAAGTCGATACTGAGGACGACGAAGACAGCCGCCAGGACCGCGAACGGCACCATGGCGACCAGGGCCGGCCGTAGCCGGTCGCTGAAGGGCACGGCCCCCAGAAGAGCCGGGAGGAACACGATCGCCTCGGCGATCGCGAGACCCACGGCCAGCATGATCCACCAGGACAGCCACACATCGAAGTCGCCGCCGTTGAGCAGGATCAGCGAGACCACCGGCAGGACCACCAGAAGAAAGACCGCGTTGGCGCGCTTGAATGGCGCCCGCGGGATCGCCATCGGGATCAGCCCGATGGCCAGCAGGGCAAAGACGATGTCGACCCGCCAGCGTTCCTCGATCGGGTAGCGGCCGTAGATGTACTGGGGAAACCGTGCTTCCACGAACGCCCAGCAGGCACCGACATTCGGCCCCACACAGGCTTCGCGGTCGGACCCCTCCCACACCGCATCCACGAACAAGAACTCGATGATCGGAGGAACGGTCACCCAGATGACGTAGAGCGCCAGAAGCGTGAGGACCGTGTTTCCGAGCCCCGAGAACAGGTTCTCGCGGATCCACCCGACGACGCCGCCGACGCGAATGGGCGGCGGCAGCGTGGCCGCCGGCTCGGTCCGGACATAGGCAACCGACGATGCCATGGCTATCGCTCCACCAGCGCCACGTGGGCGTTGAACCAGTTCATGAAGGCGGACGTGAGCAGAGAGATCACCAGATAGACCAGCATGGTCAGCGAAATGACCTCGACGGCCTGTCCGGTCTGATTGAGCACGGTGCCGGCGAAAACGGACACGAGATCCGGATAGCCGATCGCCACTGCGAGCGAGGAGTTCTTCGTCAGGTTGAGATACTGACTGGTCAGCGGCGGAATGATCACCCGCATGGCCTGGGGAATGATCACCAGCCACAGCGTGGTGCCCGGCTTGATGCCCAGCGCATGGGCCGCCTCGGTCTGCCCCTTGCTCACCGCCAGAATGCCGGCCCGCACGATCTCCGCGATGAAGGCCGCCGTGTACATCGCCAGCCCCAGCAGGAGCGCGACGAATTCCGGGATGATCTGAACGCCGCCCTGGAGGTTGAAGCCCTGCAGTTCCGGAATTTCGAATGTGATCGGGCGTCCGGCCACGAAATAGGCGAGCAGCGGCAGCCCGACGAAGAGCGCGACGGAAACGGGCAGGACGGGAAAGCGCTCGCCGGTCGCCATCTGCCGCCGTTTGGCCCAGCGCGCCAGCACCACGATGCCGACCACGGCGACCACGAAGGCGGCGATGACCAGGCCGCTTCCGGGACCGAGAACCGGTGCGGGAATGTAGAGGCCCCGGATGTTCAGCGACGTACCGAAGCCGAGCGGGATGGACTGGCGCGGCCCCGGCAGCTGCTTCAGAACGGCGAAGTACCAGAAGAAAAGCTGCAGCAGCAGCGGCACGTTGCGGATCACCTCGACATAGGCCGTGGCGATCTGGCGGATCAGCCAGTTCTTCGACAGGCGCATGACGCCGACGATGAATCCGACCACCGTGGCCAGCGCGATGCCGACCACCGCAACCAGCAGCGTGTTCAGAAGGCCGACCACGAAGGCCCGCCCGTAGGTGGACGTCGGCGAGTAGGCGATCAGCGTCTGCGAGATCTCGAACCCGGCCGTCTCGTCCAGAAACCCGAAGCCGGACGCGATGTTCTGGCGCTGAAGGTTGGCGATCGCGTTGCTGGCCGCTTCGTAGAGGAAGAAGCCGACCCCCAGGACCACGAGCGTCTGGAAGAAGAGGCCGCGTGCCTTCGGGTCGTAGATGATCGAGTTGCGCCGAGCGGGCGCCGGCGCGGCGCCCGCACCGTCGTCATGAACAGCCATCAGTGCCCCTCGGAAGGTGGGTTGTTATATGGGACACGGGAGACGTCGTGAGCCGGCGGCCGCCTGGCAGGCAGGCAGCCGCCGGTCAGACGCGGTTACCGGACCGGCATGCCGTACTGCAGGCCGCCATCGGTCCACAGCGCGTTGATGCCGCGCTCGATCTCGAGCGGCGTGTCGGGCCCGATGTTGCGGTCGAAGATCTCGCCGTAGTTGCCCACCGCGGTGATCGCCTGTGCCGCCCAGTCGTTCTCCAGGCCGATGCCCTCGCCGTAGGAGCCTTCCTGGCCGAGCAGACGCTTGATCTCCGGATTGTCGGAGCCCTTCATCTCTTCGACGTTGGCCTGGGTGACGCCGAGCTCCTCGGCGTTGACGAGCGCGAAGCCGACCCACTTGATGATGTTGAACCACTCGTCGTCGCCCTGGCGCACCACCGGACCGAGCGGCTCCTTGGAGATCACCTCGGGCAGGATCATGTG includes:
- a CDS encoding alanyl-tRNA editing protein, translating into MVETTVPLFRDDAYLRSCEATVVAHAPDGGIVLDRTVFYAAGGGQPGDTGHLEDEHRTRFAIVTSRYGEDRTSIIHQVDGEALPAVGTQVRAELDWDRRQRHMRMHSALHLLTAVLTYPVTGGQIGADESRLDFDIPDGGLDKDAIAAAVNEMIMADHAIAAEWITDAELDANPALVKTMSVQPPRGSGRIRLVRIGDKVDLQPCGGTHVRRTAEIGPIAVTKIEKKGRQNRRVRIQLSES
- the sseA gene encoding 3-mercaptopyruvate sulfurtransferase, producing MQDHRYQYLVSTEWLSDHLGAPDLVVLDGSWHLPTSDRKAETEYRQAHIPGAIFFDIDAVSDKDSDLPHMLPSPAQFASTMRRLGVGDGQTIVIYDSVGIYSAPRVWWMFRAMGAPRVFVLEGGLPRWLSEERPVEDGVVRRPQRHFTARLDHAMVATRDDVINALRTGEATVVDARSAERFAGTAPEPRKGVRSGHMPGARNLPYTRLIGPDGSLKAIDAVNEAFVDAGVDLSKPVITSCGSGVSAAILNLALRSLGHTSISVYDGSWAEWGGDPKLPVATGHDVDA
- a CDS encoding amino acid ABC transporter ATP-binding protein; this translates as MKISDEVMINMTGVNKWFGEFHVLKDINLTVNRGERIVICGPSGSGKSTLIRCINRLEEHQSGSIVIDGTELTDDLKRIDEIRRDVGMVFQHFNLFPHLTILENCTLAPIWVRKTPKKEAEEIAMTYLTRVKIPEQANKYPGQLSGGQQQRVAIARALCMNPSVMLFDEPTSALDPEMIKEVLDVMIDLAQSGMTMLCVTHEMGFARQVANRVIFMDAGMIVEQNAPEPFFTNPQHERTKLFLSQILHN
- a CDS encoding amino acid ABC transporter permease, whose product is MASSVAYVRTEPAATLPPPIRVGGVVGWIRENLFSGLGNTVLTLLALYVIWVTVPPIIEFLFVDAVWEGSDREACVGPNVGACWAFVEARFPQYIYGRYPIEERWRVDIVFALLAIGLIPMAIPRAPFKRANAVFLLVVLPVVSLILLNGGDFDVWLSWWIMLAVGLAIAEAIVFLPALLGAVPFSDRLRPALVAMVPFAVLAAVFVVLSIDFGLMEVETALWGGLLVTLVVALCGIAASLPIGILLALGRRSDLPLVRLFSVIFIEFWRGVPLITILFMSSVMLPLFLPDDVSFDKLLRALIGVAMFASAYMAEVVRGGLQAMPKGQYEGADALGLGHWQKMQLIILPQALKHVIPGIVNTFIGLFKDTSLILIVGLFDLLGMVKLSLVDPKWASPVTPATGYIFAGFVFWLFCFGMSRYSIFIERRLDRSGR
- a CDS encoding amino acid ABC transporter permease; the encoded protein is MAVHDDGAGAAPAPARRNSIIYDPKARGLFFQTLVVLGVGFFLYEAASNAIANLQRQNIASGFGFLDETAGFEISQTLIAYSPTSTYGRAFVVGLLNTLLVAVVGIALATVVGFIVGVMRLSKNWLIRQIATAYVEVIRNVPLLLQLFFWYFAVLKQLPGPRQSIPLGFGTSLNIRGLYIPAPVLGPGSGLVIAAFVVAVVGIVVLARWAKRRQMATGERFPVLPVSVALFVGLPLLAYFVAGRPITFEIPELQGFNLQGGVQIIPEFVALLLGLAMYTAAFIAEIVRAGILAVSKGQTEAAHALGIKPGTTLWLVIIPQAMRVIIPPLTSQYLNLTKNSSLAVAIGYPDLVSVFAGTVLNQTGQAVEVISLTMLVYLVISLLTSAFMNWFNAHVALVER